TTGCAGCGGCCGGTAATTGTCTCAGTCTGTTAAGTTTGGAAATGCACTTGTCCAACTGGCTGTGATAGCCGAGGTGGGAAGGAAGTTTCAGTGGTGAGTGGATGGAGACATTAACCAATAATAACAACTCTACCACGTCCTCGACACAGAAAATTCCTGCTGTGGATGAATTGTATGTTTATTGTCTGAGGGAGCGACTgaaggtgtttgttttggaaatgaCTCTCTCCACACCATcctaaaaaacacatcagtgagtcaCGCCCTTCAGATGTTTCAGGACTAATTCCTACTTATAATatattacaaacaaacacattcagtacaGTGTGTCTCCCTGTGTGTAAATCACATGTTGGACACGCAATTCAAACATCTTTtaacaaatcaatattttgtgCATCTCTTTCTGTAGTCAATTCAACTGTTTATCTGAGAACATTTTCTGGGAAATGAACCGATCATAAGGTCTACCTGAGTCTGCAATGGTGGGTTGAGTGTTGCATATCCATACAACTCAAATAAAAGTACAAGTACCCGGATGAAAGTGAATTTCTATCTGGAAACTtgaagtaaaaggaaaaaaaacctggttgacttttttgtttcaatatttattttccatttcaatattttattattttcgaTGAATTGAATTAACGTAAAGCTGGCATTATGTTAGCTTAACTGCTTTCTTAAGTGTTTCTCACAGTATGAGTTAACGTCACTATATAACATCAAAGATTATCGCTGCACATGAAAAACATACGTAACCAATGTTAAGGTTAATGTTAACCAATGCTAAGCTTGCACAGCTTCACCTTAATCATGTGCAACTTACTTCGATGTGATTGCAAATGTTAGAGGAGGAGCTTTTGAAAgagatttcagtgttttggcGAGTCACAGCAAGCGCTTTATCATGTAGCTGTTTTAGATTGAGGTATGAAAGGCGTGGTCAGGAATTGTTGCTTGCTCAGTGACTTTTGCTCAGTCACCTTCCCATCATGGTCAAAAGACAGGTGGGACTCCTCTTTCTTCCAGCTAGCACCATGGCATCTGTCATGACCCCAGAAGAAAGCTTGTGGCCCAAAGAGGTCTAACATAATTACACGAGTAAAGAGGTCAAAAACAGAAGGATttcattaaaacagacaaacatgatcAGTCAAAAGGAAAACTTAACTAACTCCAAAACCACCCCAACTGACTAATGGGCCGGcaaaaaagaacagaagaaggGAAGCCACCTTGGTCCAACTCTCACAGGGCCGTCGAAACTGAGCTCTTCCCTCTACCCTAACCAGACTAAGTCCTACAACAGAATCcacttcagcaccacggacagctaCACCACAAACCTATTGTTAGAAGAGCGCCTGAACTTCCTCTTAATGTAGGGCTTTGTGTTTGGGAGCCTGTCAACATATTTCATGTCACTGTATTGTTTTGCGTGTCCTTTGATTTTATCTCGCTTGGATCCACCTGGGAGTGTGACCCCCGGTGAGGCCTCTTGATTCACCTGGTTGGGAGGTGGCAGTGGAGGGATTGTCTGCGAGACGTGTAAGTGGAGGAACTTGTCACAGAGATTGATTGGCATTCAGAGTTGTCAATAGCACTGAATTTGTTTCACAAAGGGGAAACGAAAGCCAGTTTGAGGACAGAGTTAGGCTTCTGGCTGAGTCAGCATGAACTTCACATGAAGTCAACAGGTTTACATGGGTTGCATGGGGTTTCACATGGGAGCTTTAACATATGCATTAACATGGGCTTCACATGTAATTCCATGGCTTTTAAATGTGATCCCACAGGTTTCACATGTCTTTTTGTATGGGTTTCACAAAGGAAGTTCTACGAGTTTTTGCATGGGTTAATCCCACAGGTTTAAAATGTAATCCCATAGGATTAAATGTAATCCTACGGGTTTTAAATGTAATCCCATAGGTTCAAATGTAACCCTACAGGTTTTAAATGTGATCCCATAGGTTTAAATGTAATCCTACGAGTTTTAAATGTAAACCTATTGGTTTTAAATGTAACCAGATAGGTTTCATATTCAGCgctgttgttttcacatgtaacCCTACAGGTTTTAAATGTAATCCCATAGGTTTCACACTGGAATTTACATGTTGTACCATGAAAATATTCCAAAACCACTTTTCCCATGTGCAAAGCACAATTAAGAAATGTTTAATGGATTAAAGATTTATCATACACCCCTGAGTGAAGAATCAACAAGCATAATATGTTTCCCAGAAGTTACTAAttctaaaaatagaaataatatagaataaaaacttctttttgctgcttttgtcaaGCCTGATACTCTCATAAAGGTGGGATATAGACCAAGACACATGATGGAAACACTTAAACATCACTCATTGACCTCATAGGAACAGTGATATGGATGGTATGAAGAGGGAAGTGGGAGGTCGGAGGAAATGGCTGGACCACAGCGAATGAAGCCTTGGGTCAGTCTCATTGCAGAACCTCCTCAAACTTCTGAGACGTCGAACCCAAAGTTTAAAAGAAATAGGAGAGAACAGGTAGATCAAGACACACACCAaaccacttcctctctctggaACAAAGTCGTCTGATTACACATAGTGAGTAAGTGATAcccatctaaaaaaaaacaaacaaaaaaaaaccctttaaattCTACATTCAAGGAGTGGTTAGACacagacatcagacagacactgacagacagagtgTCTGTTTTCGGGTGGATTGAATTGTCATTGTTTCTGATGGACAGGTTTAAAAATGACCAGTGCTTAAAAATTTCTAATGTCTATTTGCCCTCTGTGCCCCCTTAATGTAAaaattgtcttgtgttttgattttccatgccctcgtGTGTCCACTTGAGTTCTCCTGTGTATTCCCCttgttgcagtttgtctgtctgtcagtgttttcccctctcttttttgttacattcagcttttgttaaataaaagctcACATTTTGTTTCCCCTCAATCCTGCCTCTTGTCCTATGAGTAActgtgtttgggtccacctcctgTCTCCTTAGCTTTCCCCTTTGAACCCTCGTGAcatatggtttttttttttttttttcagtttaagtCTTTATTTTGTCCTCAGTGTTTGCATTGAACAGCACACTATGACTCTGGTTTTGAAAGGCAATttacaaataaaagtttttaaTCGTTATTAATCAATCCATTTCATTAAGAGGGCGAGTCCTTCatagaatatttttttcttaatactCATCTCTCACTTCACAAATTGATATGgaaaaagcacagacacacagtcgaGTGGCTGCATGTGGATCACAACGtggacacaaacaacagcagcgatgtaaaaacatcacagtCGGACGCTTCAGCCAGTGTGACTCTCATGCGTTTACATCAAAAGTCCGACCATCTCGAGTTGTTCCTATGTAAAGTGATGGACACCTACACTAAACAAGTTCAGCTGTTCACATTCGGCTCTCAGACTTCAGGTGAGAAACCAGGTGAGTTCCAGTAATGAGCCGTGTACAATCAATTCGTCCTgacatgacaacaaaaacatcaaattcgATGGCATAAGAAAGTCAGAAGGCTGCGCAgacactgaacattttacagATTGAAGAAACAGTTTTTCCTGCTCCACAGCaggtgtgtaaaaaaaaaaacaacaggatgtATTTTGCTATAAATAGTATAAATGTCATCACAATAATAGTTTTCTTTCaaactggaaaatgaaaatctgtatgctcttttttatttaactctAAAACCTTGTTCTCTGACATGATGTTTGTGCTCCACAGCTCGTACAGATTGTTCTGTTGTCGACTACATCATGTTGGTTCTGCGTGTGGCTGAACTCGTCCTGATTACTGTGATTACTGTTCTTCTCATCAGAGCTCCAGGTAAGAAAATTCACACCAGCATCTGTTTGGACTGATGAACACAAAGTGTCAGTTTACAGCTGAAATGTTACTCTGTGCTTTATTTCCCAGGGAACCGGAGAGCGCCTGATGACGACACTGTGAGTTGAAGATTTGTTGTCCGGTTTCTAAATATCATCTGGGAGTCTGGGGCCCTTTTTCGACTCGATCTTTGTTTTGCTCTACACAGGTGCATCATGATGAAGACGTCGTCTCAGTGAGCTATGACAATGCTGATGGcccctctgcctctgtcttcaCCGGTCAACAACGTCGACTTCAACTCAGaacaaataagaaaatgagaaaaaaaaaaccctggcaGAACCATTTTCAACTGTTTCTTCCCGCATAACTATTTAGATAAGATTTCTGTAATTGCTGTTGAAGGTGTATCTTTGACAGAGGTTTTTActatgttttgtacattttgtagTGTGGGTTTGAATTCTTTCTtaaattctgtaaaaaaaatataatcattCAGAATTTTGGATAAAACTTTTCTAACTGTCCTGCGTAGTCTTGTACTTGTAAAAGGTCACAGTTTATGATGCAGACAGCAGGACAACATCAGTGTGAAGATGCTTGGTGTTGCCACAGTTCTGTCAGTCGAAGCAGGAAACGGATAGTGGTGGCAGCCATCTTGGTGGCTGTCACACCGCCACCATCACCTCTTCCtactattgaaaaaaaaaagtgtcagctCATATGCATGTAATCTGAAGGTAATATGATCCATATTctagaaatgttgatatgatgcatatgaaatgtacaaatttaacatatccatggtttgcaaaAACCACCCAATACTGATAACACAACCACATTTTACTCTGCAGACCGGATAGATGAGTCAGAAACATTGATATGACTGTGAACAACATGCGAACAGCCAGATCACAGAAGATTAGCTAGTTACCACTtttgaaacatcacaaaacTTTCAGGATGTGTTTTCAACACAGGTTCAGAGCGCACCAAAGAGATCTCTGTTTGTTCTATATAGTCAGATTTGGCCATGAGAGGACATAACCTCAGAGCTCTGCGGCTGTCGTGGCCACATTTACGTCAAAACACTTCCCCTTCATTTCTTAGAAACAGCAATATGTGGGATGAGGAAGCAACAATTCTAAAACCGCTAAAGTACCACactatttttaaatatatatataccataCCGCACAGCTACAGGCATCGGACCATGGGGCATTTTTTGTGTACAGCTGCTTTGCATGACTCgaggttgaaaaaaaagaatccctGTTGGCGTCTGCTTGACCTACATGCATCCACTTGAACATGGCCTTTAGGTGGCTCAGTCGAGGGGAACAGCTGGCTAGCTCGGTGAGAAGTTACAGCCAGTTAGTATAGATAGCAGCTAAAGCTATCGTTCCTATTAGCTGGCAGACGAGGTGAGATGGTTTCAGCTCTGGACCAAGAGCTCTGGACCGCCGGGAGATGGAGGTGTTCAGGCCTGGAGCAGGGGCGCCAAAGGTCACTGTCAAGGAACCTCTGAACGAATGAAAGGACATAATGTCATCAGCATATTGGAGTCAGATTCAGGTGCCAGTTCTATATAGTTTATGGGACAAGCTGaataaaacccaacatatctacatGGTATGACCCTTGCTGTGTAAATGCCTCTACAAAATGTAAGAGCATGCTTCAGAGAATTGACATATGACTCATTTGTCTCTGCCACGATCAAATTACTCGTGGCTAACACCTAAGGTCTGGTCACCATAACAACAAAATGGGAAGTGGAAGGGTGTTCATCTGCCCTTGAATGCCCTGCAAACCAATGAAACATTAGTTTGATGCCTCCATCATCCAGGTAATAACCTGCGAAACAGAAAGGGGTGACCGGTAATGGAGTTGCTCTCTCATCAGTGTGATAGgtgcacagaaaacagtgacagAGTGATCCGTCTTTCTTTCATAGGTTCTTTGGTCACTAAAGGGAAGTCACACTTCACCCATAAGAGGAAGTGAATGCTGCGCCTCTCTCGAAGAAGCGTTGGCTCAGACATTTTGACACTTCAGGGCGTGGGAacaagagagcgagagaggagcaACATGGTTCAGTTCAGATGGATTAAAACGTCTTTATTTGCAATATTGCCGCTCCTGCTTACAGGTAAGAACAtacagaagaaataaaatgatctaAAACATCACTAATAGTGTTCATGGAGCTTTTGCTATCTGTTTCCAACATTGTGTGTTGAGTGGATTCTTGTATAGAGAGCGTTTGCTGTTGTCCTCACACATGAGTTCCTATCACAGTTCATTTTTCATGCTTATCTGTCATcttcagcagcagtaactgGACTGAATCACACCTCCGTCACTGCCAGAGTTGGAGATGAAGTCACTTTGCCTTGTGACAATGTGATCAAAACTCGGGACAAATGTAACAGTACCTCTTGGCTTGCCAGTCGTTCTGGGGAATCAGCAAAACAGCTGGTAAATCTTGGACAGATCAGTAAAAGTGAGATTCCCAAATCTAGATCAGACAGACTGAGCGTGACAGAGAGCTGTTCTCTGGTTATTAAAAATATCTCAGTGGAGGATGTTGGTCGTTACACCTGCAGACAGTTCAACaaatcaggaaaacaacaagGTGAAGATGCTCTGGTTTATCTGTCTGTTGTTAACGGTGAGTATTTaaatctttatgtttttaaatcaaactgttttgttAGAACAAAATACCAAACATTACAAAACTAATGATCACAGTGATGAGGTTTATTTTATTCTTGTCGTCTTGTCTCATCTTCACTAGTGGAGAAACTACAGGGGGATGACAGAGACACCTTGACCTGCTCTGTGTTGACATATACTGGATGTGGACACACAGTGAAGTGGCTGTATGATGATAATATGGATGGAGTGGAGACAGTAACACTTACCTGTTCTGCCAGGTTGACATATAAACCTCCTCATCTTAATCACAAGTCAAACTATCACAAGTCACCTGAGTGTGAAGTGACAGATGATCAGAGTGGACAGACGCTGCTGTGGAAAGTTAACTCAGGTAGCTACACTTGGTGTATTGAATGAATTTTAAGTTTTAAGATCATATTAACATTTCCCATTAAGACTCTTCATGCACTAAACATGAGGTAGTTTTTTCactttatgttgtgttttattatttcatacgATATTCATCTGTCAGTAAACGGCACTAAAGCAACTCAAGAAAATGGCTCCCCTGGTTTCACAGGTAGGTAACTCTCCtggtctttctctctctgcttatTTGTTAGTTGGCagtcaaaatataaagttttgaCTCTCCTTCCAGACTGGTGGTGGGTCATCATCGTGGCTGTGGGTTTTGCAGCGCTCTTAATAATCGCTGTTGCTGTCATCAGATGGAAGACGGCCAAAGGTGAGAGCATTTTAAGATCAAACTGATGGATCAACCTGTAGTTTTGGAGTGGAAACTAAAGTCGATTTTGTCTTTTCagggaacaaaacacagaagaatgACAACACTGTGAGTCTGAAACCTTAATAACCAAATGTTTATACAGCTGTGAGGTTAACTGACACCACTGCAACAGCAAAGTTCGGCGAGATTGATATGTGAATTCCCCGCAAGCACACAGCGTGTGCATTAATACTTTATCTAAAGGTCCTTGTAATAAGTGTCAGTTAGGTGATACGGCCTTTATAAGTCATAATcacacttattattattattatttagataaataataataatagcagtTATATTACCAACTGGTTACAGACCCTAGCTATATTTGAATGACGGCAAAGAGACACGAAACAACTAAAGAGAGGAAGTTACTATAGAGAGAGATACAACTGCCATacggagacaaaaaaaaaaggactgaggGACACACAACTACCACAAAGGTATATGgaactacaaagagacaaaaaagtaccacagagagacacaatactacaaaaagacacacaactACTACtaagaaacatgaaaaatctACAGAAAGActcaaaacaactacaaaggGAAATCataatgaatataaaaagacaaaaacaagtacAAAGGGATGCACAGCTACAAAAAGACACAGGATAAAAAGGACAGAACAGGACAGACGCAACTACAAAGAGGCATGAACGttccacaaagagacacaaaactacagaaagagacaaaaaactagggagacacaaaacagctgcAAAAGAGACACTATGTCTCGTTCAATCTGTATTTCTCCTGTAGAAAAAAGGTGGTAGGTTTTACAAATGTATGCGTCCATGGGCCTGTTGTTGCATAATCTGTCCATTCACTTGCCTATTTTATCTATTAACACTTGGTACAAGGACCTTATGATAAAGTGTTAACATATGTGCTATAATAAGTGTCCACTGATGTAAATGGAAAACTGTAATGGACTGTGTTTCCCCAGGGTCAGAAGTTGAACCCGGCAGTGACTCAGCCCTCTGTGGAAATCAGTCAGGACATGGTGAGATCACGCACTTCATCGCAGTGCAGTGTTAGACTCACTGTTATTTATAGTTTTTTCTTCAAAAAGGTAGCAGTATGAGACACACAGTTATGTTTTTAAACTCAGAGAGTCTAACCGTTCTGcagcaaagaaaagaggaaattgTGTAAGTGATGTTGATTACCCTATCTGGACTGAGCAGTCATTGCAGTATGTTATCTTCTCTGTGTAGGTGGAACCTGAAGATGGCGTTTCCTACGCCTCCGTCAGCTACACCAAGATGACCAACAGTGGACCCCAGGTGGGCTAAACTGGTGCTTTTTAGCTGAATGCATCACGCAGTATCCTAACAACAACCATGAGACTctaacatgctgatgctgaGCAGGCCTAATCTTTGCTATGATCAAAACAGTCTCTCAATATTTGCTCATTAGGGAGAAACACATATGCAGCTGATGTATCATTAGCATTAGTATTAATATTTAGTCAAAAGTATTAGAGAAATTGTAGTATTTGACCAGAGGGTGGCACTAGTGGGGCTTTACCACAGGCACTTTGAGCCATGGCCAGTctcactgtgctgtgctgatCTGGTTTTCAATTGCCAGGTTTACAGATTCAGCCGAGCTAGTAACTGCTGGTGAAAACGCGACATTGATTGCTGTTCTTTGATAGTACTACAGGGAGTATTTGCGGTCGCCGCTTTGACCGCTGCTCAAGACACATTCATCATCGATTAGAGACAAGTTTTTGAGCAGGTAGCACAtttgtaatggaaatgcaaatccctgctgCGCTGGGGGTCAAAGTGCTTTAAGTACAGCCAGTATAGCCCATTTTTTGCCCAGAAATGCCCTAGAGGGGAAGAGTTAAAGGGCCATCATTAAATTCTGGGGGCCACATAAAGGTCTATACcaaattcaataaaaatctATCCATTAATTGTTAAGACTCGTCACTTACAACCACAAACATTAACCTCATGATGGGCTGCTTGTGAAGGGGCAGCCAGCAACAGCAGATGAGCACGGTGTGTATGCTGGGGAAAATACAGGTCACGATTCCTTATATTTGCAGGGTAAGCACGAGGGGAAGGCCACAAAATGCACTTCTACCGtggcgccgcttagctcggttggtagcgcgcgtgacccatgtgccgaggctctgcagcggaccagagttcgactcccggcccgggtccaTTTGCTGCTTGtcactctgtttcctgtcacactcttcagctgtcctatcaataataaagccagaaaagaccaaaaaagaaaagcaattctAAGTTGTTCTCAACTGCACTGCATGTAGTTACATTCCTGAGGAGGTGCATGCCAGGTTACGCCATGGGTATGAAATGGATTCAGCGCAGAAGCAAAAAAATCAAGCTTTACCCGGTTCTGTCACCAGGAAAATGGCtagaaaatgacatttgattCTGGATACTTGGCCAGATCTCTAAATACTTTAGATAAGATATGTAAAATAGAtacaacagacagacactgaactCTGCTGTGTAGTTTATGTGTCAtactttctcctctttctgttttaaaGGGTAAAGGTGAGAGTGACGAAGGTGATGCAGTGACCTACAGCACAGTGAAAGCTTCCTGTTCCTCTGCTGAACCCTCGGCTGACCTCAGCAGCCTCTACGCCACCATCAACAAATGAAACATAGTATTATGACAGCTCATGTCATTACACTGAAGTCCGTTTTTATTCGCACGTGCTGTGCTATATTATAAACATTGTATATGCAGCCTAAATCCTGAAGagcatttcatatttatttatgtttttgtatttaaacCTCATGCatgaacaaaagacaaaaacttcTGCATAAGGTTGTACATACTTGTTTTATAATGTTGTTATTGCTCAGCTCTTAGTTAAGCATGtaaccatatttttttctgttacaattattattatgatcATTATTAGGATTGGACCGTTTCTGCCCAGAATTAATAGTCATAGCTTAAGAAGCAGCACCATtgaaaaagtagaagtaaaaatcTCATTCACATTGTTGAATTCTAAACTAAATatggaaatgtttatttattttcctttgcaAACCTGCTTTCAGCTTTAATTCAGCTCAGTGAtagctgtttgtctgttcaaCCAGGAACCTAATGTGCTCATGCACCTGGTTGTACCTCTCAGGGTTTCTGACTCAGTAACCTGCCCGGAACTGTGAATTGTTCTTCTGTAAACCATCCGCTGGTCACAcatatttttctgttctgtggATCAATAAGTGGAAGTCATTACCCACTTAGGAACAAAAGAGGCCCAGTGTGTAGggtttagtggcatctagtggtggGGTTGCAGATTGTAAGCAACTCAACACGCGTCATTTCAGCCTCCCCTATGGTAGCTCCTATATACTTGAGGTAAATTAATATATGTCAGGTTTTGCCTCTAaatccccctaaatcctacaaactggacctttaaagggATCATCACTGGGAGCGTTATTTAAAGAGGGATCAgtcttttattaatttttttttttttttttgtatcattgtTTATGCtctgtacattttcatttgggAATTTCGGGAAAAAATCCAATAAATGTTCTCATATTCAAAGATTTTTTGAAAGTTTCTTTCTGCGTCCTTGCAATTGTTTAAAGAGAGACACCGCAGGTGAAAACAGCattatttttggcattttttttgcttcaacatGTCTTCTCTCACATTAGTGGGAAGATGAGGTCCAAAATACTCATTTGGGTGTTTATTTTAGCTCAGACTTCTGTTCTGGGTGTTTATGAAGAGTATCACATATTTAATGATGACCCTTCATTTGCATATGTGAACATAAAAATTCAAGAAAACATAGTGATACAAAAAATAACTGTCATAATGTATGTAATCAATTGGGGAAGTTTCATGAAGATATTAGTTATTGTTTTTACAATACTTTTTCATTGTGCATTTTTGCAATACATACATATCTTTTAAGGTCACAATCTCAAAATAAGTCTCCACCTCAGCAGGACTCACATACATCAAACTTCCCCATTCTTCCagatgttcttcttttttttttttttttaactttgattcataaaaacatggaaatgtatttattcatttatggctgttgacagtattttctgatgtATGGAGTTATGATGTCGAATGCTCCCTCTTTAAAAAGCTTTGACTCGTATCTGTcttcaaatgaaacaagaaaTTTTATCCAAGCTTTACCCAACGTTCAGCTTTCTGCTCTGGAGATTTATGCATAATAGTGCATTTAAACTCGATAATGCTTTACTTGCACATTTAAGCACAACATTTGAGGAAAAACGATGAACAACAAAATGGGGGAGGGTGGGACACATTCACTAGAGCACTGCTAAATAACCGTCTAACCGTAGCTACTAGTTAGCTCAATTCGCCAGAGGTGCTGGTGTTAACGACACCAGAACAAGAGCTTTGGACCGGGGCTGGCTGGTCAGCATGCTACCTGCTGTAGATATCTCTGCGACACAAAACAGATGtgtcatgatgtcaaaactgatATTTCCTCACTTTCTACTGATAATTTTAGTTTGCAACATAGATTCTTACGTTTTGGGCCTTTAGAAACATGAGCTTCTTGgaactaaaagaaaaaggacgAGGGGAAGTGGGCAACTACGTCACGAGAGCCTCATCAAACAAGTGACGGGGTGGAAACTGTGGATTATAGATATAGATGTGGATACATTTAGAGTCACTTTGTCTCTCCTGCTGCGAGGCTGATGTCACTGTTGTCAACAACGGAAGACAAAAGCTCATATGTGATTAACGAAGCAAATGACATCAGGGGAAAGAAGAAGGTCACATGAGGAGGCGAGAACTGACTAATCACAGGAAGTCGACACTATATAACTCTTTAGGAAGACCCGAGAGcgagcagaaacagagaggaagagcgaTGGGTGGAGTCAGAGGGattcaaatttctttttttactgacCAGGGTGCTCCAGATTACAGGTACAGATGCATTCTTATTGTCTATCCTTgggatctcagcagctgtacCATTTGGAGCTGGACCATTCCCCCTCTTTTTCAGCGTCAGAGATGGAGCTCAATTCACCTTgacttgtgaaaatgtgacagatgATGACTGTGGCAGCACCACCTGGCTCTTCAGTTTTTTCCAACACACCACCACGCTGTTCGAATATGGGCAGATTCACAAAGACATCAAATCAGGCAGCAGGCTGATGTGACGGAGAAGTGTTCTCTGGTTATAAAGAGGGTCACAACTAATGATGCTGGTCAGtacacatgcagacatttcAGATCAGGACAAAAAACTTCAGAcacttctgtgtttctgtttgtcgaCACCGGTGAG
This region of Acanthopagrus latus isolate v.2019 chromosome 22, fAcaLat1.1, whole genome shotgun sequence genomic DNA includes:
- the LOC119012517 gene encoding uncharacterized protein LOC119012517 isoform X2, giving the protein MVQFRWIKTSLFAILPLLLTAVTGLNHTSVTARVGDEVTLPCDNVIKTRDKCNSTSWLASRSGESAKQLVNLGQISKSEIPKSRSDRLSVTESCSLVIKNISVEDVGRYTCRQFNKSGKQQGEDALVYLSVVNVEKLQGDDRDTLTCSVLTYTGCGHTVKWLYDDNMDGVETVTLTCSARLTYKPPHLNHKSNYHKSPECEVTDDQSGQTLLWKVNSVNGTKATQENGSPGFTDWWWVIIVAVGFAALLIIAVAVIRWKTAKGNKTQKNDNTGQKLNPAVTQPSVEISQDMVEPEDGVSYASVSYTKMTNSGPQGKGESDEGDAVTYSTVKASCSSAEPSADLSSLYATINK
- the LOC119012517 gene encoding uncharacterized protein LOC119012517 isoform X1 translates to MVQFRWIKTSLFAILPLLLTAAVTGLNHTSVTARVGDEVTLPCDNVIKTRDKCNSTSWLASRSGESAKQLVNLGQISKSEIPKSRSDRLSVTESCSLVIKNISVEDVGRYTCRQFNKSGKQQGEDALVYLSVVNVEKLQGDDRDTLTCSVLTYTGCGHTVKWLYDDNMDGVETVTLTCSARLTYKPPHLNHKSNYHKSPECEVTDDQSGQTLLWKVNSVNGTKATQENGSPGFTDWWWVIIVAVGFAALLIIAVAVIRWKTAKGNKTQKNDNTGQKLNPAVTQPSVEISQDMVEPEDGVSYASVSYTKMTNSGPQGKGESDEGDAVTYSTVKASCSSAEPSADLSSLYATINK